In a single window of the Pirellulales bacterium genome:
- the fliQ gene encoding flagellar biosynthesis protein FliQ yields the protein MDPQDAINLAREAVMLTLWISAPVLIVGMVVGLLIGLVQALTQVQEQTVAFVPKLFAMILVLSVTLPWLMMQVVDYTRELIENIPHAL from the coding sequence ATGGACCCACAAGACGCAATTAATTTAGCCCGTGAAGCAGTGATGTTAACACTGTGGATCAGCGCGCCAGTGCTGATTGTAGGCATGGTCGTTGGTTTGTTGATTGGACTGGTACAAGCTCTGACACAAGTTCAGGAACAAACGGTGGCCTTTGTTCCAAAGCTGTTTGCGATGATTCTTGTGCTCAGCGTTACCCTGCCGTGGCTCATGATGCAGGTGGTCGATTATACGCGGGAGCTAATCGAAAACATTCCACACGCACTATGA
- a CDS encoding BBP7 family outer membrane beta-barrel protein: MTAYRAWTSLVGVLCLTGTAMAQTNYLEANDPYGVRLTKLDYSSQPSPAYSYNAGAPSQPTVANASVRAPDSAAAPQSAPATASNNAYDNALNNSGWGGDCNECNIPFCCCNDTHWFAYAGGLVMGRSTANHFYTTFDQTNPANQVQYFPGADWGGGVDTRIGYWFGCGSCGNPSSCCNSCGPSGRFGVEADYWGVWGMNNSASITDASVGLNQLGTVQNDGFVGFLAPDDASAWFDNAHAVVLRRSDDVNNVEVNFLYMPCCDTCNRFQMTALAGIRYFRFTDNLEWDQFAGTGLPAGEPNEAIVNDNITNNLIGFQIGAYLNYQICNRVGVFAIPKIGIFGNHITGFNSMALSDGTQATFDNNGDALNFHNSANVFSMLGSIDVGVNWAFSNNWSFIGGYRVVMVSGVALADNQIPQFFADEAGWKTIKSNGDLIMDGAFAGIQARF; the protein is encoded by the coding sequence ATGACTGCCTATCGTGCTTGGACTTCGTTGGTGGGCGTGCTGTGCTTGACGGGCACGGCAATGGCCCAAACCAACTACTTGGAAGCGAACGACCCGTATGGGGTGCGCTTAACCAAGCTGGATTACTCCAGCCAGCCTTCTCCGGCTTACAGCTACAACGCCGGCGCACCGAGCCAACCAACAGTTGCCAATGCCAGCGTTCGGGCTCCGGATTCGGCGGCCGCTCCGCAATCGGCGCCTGCGACTGCGTCCAACAACGCTTACGACAATGCCTTGAACAACAGCGGCTGGGGCGGAGATTGCAATGAATGCAATATTCCTTTCTGCTGCTGCAACGATACACACTGGTTTGCCTATGCGGGCGGCTTGGTAATGGGTCGCTCCACGGCGAACCATTTTTATACGACGTTCGATCAAACCAATCCGGCCAATCAAGTGCAGTATTTCCCCGGCGCCGATTGGGGCGGCGGAGTGGATACACGCATTGGTTACTGGTTCGGCTGCGGTAGCTGCGGAAATCCGTCCAGCTGCTGCAATTCTTGCGGACCATCCGGACGCTTTGGCGTAGAAGCCGACTACTGGGGCGTATGGGGCATGAACAACAGCGCCTCCATTACTGATGCCTCAGTCGGGCTCAACCAATTGGGCACCGTGCAGAATGATGGGTTTGTCGGATTCCTTGCTCCGGACGACGCCAGCGCATGGTTCGATAATGCCCATGCCGTGGTGTTGCGCCGTAGCGACGACGTGAACAACGTGGAAGTGAACTTCCTGTACATGCCGTGCTGCGATACGTGCAATCGCTTCCAGATGACCGCTTTGGCCGGCATCCGCTACTTCCGCTTCACTGACAACTTGGAATGGGATCAGTTTGCCGGCACCGGGCTTCCCGCTGGCGAACCCAATGAAGCGATTGTGAACGATAATATCACGAACAACTTGATTGGCTTCCAGATTGGTGCGTACTTGAACTACCAGATTTGCAACCGGGTTGGCGTGTTCGCGATTCCTAAGATTGGCATCTTTGGCAATCACATTACGGGTTTCAACTCGATGGCGCTTTCAGATGGCACGCAAGCCACGTTCGACAACAACGGCGATGCTTTGAACTTCCACAATTCGGCGAATGTGTTTTCAATGTTGGGTTCCATCGACGTTGGCGTGAACTGGGCTTTCAGCAACAATTGGAGCTTCATCGGCGGTTACCGGGTCGTGATGGTCAGCGGCGTGGCTTTGGCCGACAACCAGATTCCGCAGTTCTTTGCTGACGAAGCCGGCTGGAAAACCATCAAGTCCAACGGCGACCTGATTATGGATGGTGCGTTTGCAGGTATCCAGGCGCGGTTCTAG
- a CDS encoding Ig-like domain repeat protein: protein MRARHRPRAWKLAACVLALSAWFCATVASAADGLPEPLCWRQQAFSIPFKIAQEDSPEQRAAEVRLYVSSNSGAKWDVAQTVSPRETSFTFRAPHDGEYWFQIRTADRQGNVSPAVGGTPELRVMVDTLAPRLDLTATRGEAGEVKAGWQAVDPLLDPDSLKIEYQTSAGTWRAVAVEHTAPGANRSTTTGTLTWFPTDAAAGSVEVRAEISDRAGNVTVSQAQAVPPGMSARHELTASNAAPKTSQTAQNWMSTPNPDWATVPGPRANPPRATAGSGVANSAVVNGGGTSWPADRASDLPLGRNPIPDDSTSRPPFASNQTYAANPHFNSNPSFNSGPSYSASGQSSGDVASRAVENVNPPIRNQGWPSNESFRNSPSHGDSQPYAGASGNASPASPSLSIPSAPPASAWPNDHDASAKNLLPPGERPRMVNSRTFDLDYEVDGIGPSGIARVELWGTRDGGRTWNSYGVDNDNRSPIRATVEGEGLYGFRVVVQSGNGLGGLPPHSGDAPDLWVMVDLTKPNVRLIDATAGDGIHSGELLLRWEASDATLAVRPITLLFSDRPGGKWSIIAAGLENTGQYAWRPDSRAPDHIYLRIEARDEAGNVGVFEAAQPVTLDRIRPEGRIRGVRPSSDTASGPAPGNASSTGPTAATPQMYNFSR from the coding sequence ATGCGCGCACGGCATCGCCCACGAGCTTGGAAACTGGCGGCGTGCGTGCTTGCGCTGTCAGCCTGGTTCTGTGCGACGGTTGCCTCGGCAGCAGACGGCTTGCCCGAGCCCCTGTGCTGGCGGCAGCAAGCGTTTTCGATTCCCTTCAAAATAGCGCAGGAAGATTCGCCCGAGCAGCGCGCCGCCGAAGTGCGGTTGTATGTTTCTTCCAACTCTGGGGCCAAGTGGGACGTGGCCCAAACCGTTTCGCCGCGCGAGACAAGCTTCACGTTCCGCGCTCCTCACGACGGCGAATACTGGTTCCAAATTCGCACGGCCGATCGGCAAGGCAATGTTTCGCCTGCTGTCGGCGGCACGCCGGAGCTGCGCGTCATGGTCGATACCTTGGCCCCGCGGCTCGATCTCACCGCCACGCGCGGCGAGGCGGGCGAAGTCAAAGCCGGTTGGCAAGCGGTCGATCCGCTGCTCGATCCGGACAGTTTGAAAATCGAATATCAAACTTCCGCCGGCACGTGGCGCGCCGTCGCCGTAGAACACACCGCTCCCGGCGCCAACCGCAGCACCACCACCGGCACGCTCACCTGGTTCCCCACCGATGCCGCCGCCGGCAGTGTTGAAGTGCGGGCGGAAATTAGCGATCGGGCCGGCAACGTCACCGTTTCGCAAGCCCAGGCCGTGCCACCGGGCATGTCCGCACGACACGAATTGACAGCCAGCAATGCCGCGCCAAAAACATCCCAAACCGCACAAAACTGGATGTCGACTCCCAATCCCGATTGGGCCACCGTTCCTGGGCCTCGCGCCAACCCGCCGCGGGCTACTGCCGGTTCTGGTGTTGCTAACTCCGCCGTGGTCAATGGCGGCGGCACGAGTTGGCCGGCCGATCGAGCCAGCGATTTGCCGCTGGGCCGCAATCCTATTCCAGACGATTCCACGTCGCGCCCGCCCTTTGCTTCCAATCAAACTTACGCCGCCAATCCCCACTTCAATTCCAATCCGTCGTTCAATTCCGGTCCATCGTACTCCGCCAGCGGGCAATCCAGTGGCGATGTCGCCAGCCGCGCGGTCGAAAACGTAAATCCTCCCATCCGCAATCAAGGCTGGCCGAGCAACGAATCATTCCGCAACAGCCCATCGCATGGCGACAGCCAGCCGTATGCCGGCGCATCGGGCAACGCTTCGCCGGCGAGCCCTTCGCTTTCCATTCCCTCCGCGCCGCCGGCCAGCGCGTGGCCCAACGACCACGACGCTTCCGCCAAAAATTTGCTTCCTCCTGGCGAGCGCCCGCGAATGGTGAATTCGCGCACGTTCGATTTGGATTACGAAGTCGATGGCATTGGCCCCTCCGGCATTGCCAGAGTCGAACTGTGGGGAACCCGCGACGGCGGCCGCACCTGGAACAGTTACGGCGTCGATAACGACAACCGCAGCCCCATTCGCGCCACGGTAGAAGGCGAAGGACTGTACGGCTTTCGTGTGGTGGTGCAAAGCGGCAACGGCCTGGGCGGCCTGCCTCCGCACAGTGGCGACGCGCCCGATTTATGGGTCATGGTCGATCTCACGAAGCCGAACGTGCGTTTGATCGATGCCACGGCCGGCGACGGCATTCACAGCGGCGAATTGCTCCTCCGCTGGGAAGCCAGCGACGCCACTTTGGCCGTGCGCCCCATCACGCTGCTATTCAGCGATCGGCCTGGCGGAAAATGGTCGATCATTGCCGCCGGCCTGGAGAACACCGGCCAATACGCCTGGCGGCCCGATAGCCGCGCGCCCGACCACATTTATTTGCGGATTGAAGCCCGCGATGAAGCCGGCAACGTGGGCGTGTTTGAAGCGGCCCAGCCGGTCACGCTGGATCGCATTCGTCCCGAAGGGCGCATCCGGGGCGTGCGTCCCTCGTCCGACACCGCCAGCGGCCCTGCTCCGGGCAACGCCTCTTCCACCGGGCCCACCGCCGCCACACCGCAAATGTACAACTTCTCGCGCTAA
- a CDS encoding alpha/beta hydrolase family protein gives MAYVVAPLRHAPKPKWKLAEALEFLNGPDFFPAASNSARIEFDGRRHFRFPTPRPSEVKENNIVYGRLYRCAQRWQERPVIILLDGSPALGYHTVLPWIACRFNRAGFNAALLVAPYQLQRRPRRPIEENCLEFARAMAQNVDEIRALTGWLLDEGCPSVGLLGVSFGGWTAGLTACGDARIACAVLTVPAVRLSRSSPVIWPRVRKALQALRPAQEAMDTTRLNLILSKPVIPKENILLIEGIHDLLAEPQPIEELWQKWQQPEIWRLPHGHVSMGFVPGLTGRVLHWLKPRMEK, from the coding sequence ATGGCATACGTCGTTGCTCCCCTGAGACACGCGCCCAAGCCAAAATGGAAATTGGCCGAAGCGCTCGAATTTCTGAATGGGCCGGACTTTTTTCCCGCTGCAAGCAATTCGGCGCGGATTGAATTTGATGGGCGGCGGCATTTCAGATTTCCCACGCCGCGCCCGAGCGAAGTCAAGGAGAACAACATCGTTTACGGCCGGCTCTATCGGTGTGCCCAGCGCTGGCAGGAAAGGCCGGTGATCATTCTGTTGGATGGCAGTCCTGCCCTCGGTTATCACACCGTGCTTCCTTGGATTGCCTGCCGGTTTAATCGGGCAGGATTCAATGCGGCCCTACTCGTCGCTCCCTACCAGCTTCAACGCCGCCCGCGCCGGCCCATTGAGGAGAATTGTTTGGAGTTCGCGCGGGCCATGGCACAGAACGTCGACGAGATTCGCGCGCTGACTGGCTGGCTGCTTGATGAAGGTTGCCCATCCGTCGGGCTTCTGGGTGTTTCGTTTGGGGGATGGACTGCGGGATTGACCGCGTGCGGCGATGCTCGCATCGCCTGTGCCGTTCTGACTGTGCCCGCCGTGCGCTTGAGTCGGTCTTCTCCTGTCATCTGGCCGCGGGTTCGGAAAGCGCTCCAGGCTCTAAGGCCGGCACAGGAAGCGATGGATACGACCCGGTTAAATCTGATATTATCGAAGCCAGTCATCCCGAAAGAAAATATATTATTGATTGAAGGAATCCACGATTTGCTCGCGGAGCCGCAACCGATCGAGGAGCTTTGGCAAAAGTGGCAGCAGCCGGAAATCTGGCGGTTGCCTCATGGTCACGTTAGTATGGGGTTCGTGCCGGGCTTGACGGGCCGCGTTCTGCATTGGCTGAAGCCGCGAATGGAGAAATAA
- a CDS encoding TlpA disulfide reductase family protein translates to MLAQLAMTVLLFTPTTAVGEEPEKSSDSWQIHGRVVDANGKPVEDFIAATYWSSNGKQWNEHGDRIKLNGQKDRDTLWKEEGVLEAFPRSRAKQLDHGEFIVTVEDRPRVSVFVTDNEQRHGGYVSVEKTDCDKPIKISLLPLVRVIGTIYCPQAERTPDWTMAMVHPPGDKENYLHFEQCGSLKGVFSLLLPPGGYDLDVYSSSPDARMPRPSERTKHNAPADMPSYIGGIRLEVPRDKPTVDLGVLNVVLPDGRGDYSSFYGKEPPALKITDARGISKDVKLTDLRGKWVLLDFWSLTCGPCLHRSLPELTEFYEKHTADRERFEILSICVTNEENIKTVAEFETTEKPFVGSEWHGKPLPFPTLIDGEGKTRAVYGIGSFPTMLLIDPEGHLVKWGDKVMLEDKLKEMP, encoded by the coding sequence ATGTTGGCGCAGCTGGCAATGACGGTGTTGTTGTTTACACCAACAACTGCCGTCGGCGAGGAACCCGAAAAATCTAGTGATAGCTGGCAAATTCATGGTCGGGTTGTCGACGCCAACGGAAAGCCCGTCGAAGATTTCATCGCGGCCACTTACTGGTCGTCGAATGGAAAGCAATGGAACGAGCACGGCGACCGAATTAAGTTGAACGGGCAGAAAGATCGCGATACGCTTTGGAAAGAGGAAGGAGTACTGGAGGCTTTCCCTCGGTCTAGGGCGAAACAGCTCGATCATGGTGAATTTATTGTGACGGTCGAGGATCGGCCACGGGTATCGGTATTTGTAACTGACAACGAGCAGAGGCACGGCGGATATGTGTCGGTGGAAAAGACCGACTGCGACAAGCCCATAAAGATTAGCCTATTGCCGCTGGTGCGAGTAATCGGGACGATCTATTGCCCACAAGCGGAAAGAACGCCCGACTGGACGATGGCCATGGTCCATCCGCCAGGTGACAAAGAAAATTATTTGCACTTCGAGCAATGCGGATCGCTCAAGGGCGTGTTTTCGCTATTGCTGCCGCCGGGCGGCTACGATCTGGATGTCTACAGCAGTTCACCCGATGCGCGTATGCCTCGGCCAAGCGAGCGAACGAAGCATAACGCCCCTGCTGACATGCCATCCTATATTGGCGGCATCCGCCTTGAAGTGCCGCGAGATAAGCCGACCGTCGATTTGGGCGTGCTGAATGTGGTGCTTCCTGATGGCCGCGGCGATTATTCCAGTTTTTACGGAAAGGAACCGCCCGCACTAAAAATCACCGATGCGCGCGGGATTTCAAAAGACGTTAAACTGACCGATTTGCGCGGCAAGTGGGTGCTCTTGGATTTTTGGTCGCTGACGTGTGGACCGTGTCTGCACCGAAGTTTACCCGAGCTGACGGAATTCTATGAGAAACACACGGCCGATCGTGAGCGGTTTGAAATTCTTTCGATTTGCGTGACTAATGAGGAAAACATTAAAACCGTGGCGGAATTTGAAACGACCGAAAAGCCGTTCGTGGGGAGCGAATGGCATGGAAAGCCGTTGCCGTTTCCAACGCTGATTGATGGCGAAGGGAAAACTCGCGCCGTCTATGGCATCGGTAGCTTTCCCACTATGCTGTTGATCGATCCTGAGGGTCATCTGGTGAAATGGGGCGACAAAGTGATGCTGGAGGACAAGCTGAAAGAAATGCCGTAA
- a CDS encoding flagellar biosynthetic protein FliR, with protein sequence MNALSNFYTTPFVIFTFVLARVSGLVMTAPIFGSDTVPTQVRAFLAFALALIITPVQITARLAMPANLVTYTLSLGGELLIGMVLGIGVMILMSGVQVAGQIMSQMSGMSLADVFDPGIDAEVPVMATMLNLVTIAVFVLIGGHRLLLGALLDTYSFLPLGHANLQPSLGSLIVTLFAESFSLATRCAAPAIVALMLATIVLGLISRTLPQLNILAIGFGLNAVVSFATLVLSIGAIAWLFQEQLEPAVQAIVESLHSVA encoded by the coding sequence ATGAATGCCCTATCTAATTTTTACACTACGCCGTTTGTTATCTTCACGTTTGTGTTGGCACGCGTTAGTGGACTGGTGATGACGGCTCCGATTTTTGGTTCGGACACTGTCCCGACACAGGTTCGCGCCTTTCTGGCATTTGCTTTGGCGCTGATCATTACTCCGGTGCAAATAACAGCACGGTTGGCGATGCCGGCTAATTTGGTTACTTATACCTTATCCCTCGGCGGAGAATTGCTGATTGGAATGGTGTTGGGAATAGGCGTGATGATTTTAATGAGCGGAGTGCAGGTGGCAGGACAGATTATGAGCCAGATGAGCGGCATGTCGCTGGCCGATGTTTTCGATCCGGGTATCGACGCAGAAGTACCGGTCATGGCGACGATGTTAAATCTGGTGACCATAGCGGTCTTTGTTCTCATTGGCGGACATCGGCTCCTGCTGGGCGCATTATTAGATACCTACTCATTTCTGCCGTTAGGACATGCTAACCTTCAGCCATCACTGGGTTCGTTAATTGTTACACTGTTTGCAGAAAGCTTTTCGTTGGCGACGCGGTGTGCGGCCCCAGCCATTGTGGCACTAATGTTGGCCACGATTGTGCTTGGACTTATCAGCCGAACTCTTCCCCAATTAAATATTCTAGCGATTGGTTTTGGGCTAAATGCCGTGGTTAGTTTTGCGACGCTGGTACTTTCGATCGGTGCGATCGCTTGGTTATTCCAAGAACAACTTGAACCTGCGGTGCAAGCCATCGTCGAATCACTGCACTCCGTCGCTTGA
- a CDS encoding flagellar biosynthetic protein FliO: MPTPPRDKSEGSVKGQRPLGAIVSVVGCLAVVLGLFLGFAWLMRRSLPTSTRRLPSDAVEILGRTPLAGRQQMHLVRFGNKMLLVCVSPTGVDSLAEITDPIEIDRLAGLCAQTETSSATVAFKQIFAQLGREKPQSALSSSNREFSGQPSRRASAIVGEVTDV; the protein is encoded by the coding sequence TTGCCCACTCCACCGCGCGATAAGAGCGAAGGATCGGTTAAGGGACAACGTCCATTAGGAGCAATTGTCAGTGTGGTGGGCTGCTTGGCGGTCGTTCTAGGATTGTTCTTAGGATTTGCTTGGTTGATGCGCCGCAGCTTGCCAACATCGACCCGAAGATTGCCGTCTGACGCGGTTGAAATTCTAGGCCGCACTCCGCTTGCCGGTCGGCAACAAATGCACTTAGTGCGCTTCGGCAATAAAATGCTGCTTGTATGTGTTTCGCCCACGGGTGTCGACTCATTGGCCGAAATCACTGACCCTATAGAAATTGATCGACTGGCCGGTCTGTGCGCACAAACGGAAACATCCAGCGCTACGGTAGCGTTCAAGCAAATTTTTGCCCAGCTTGGGCGCGAAAAACCGCAATCAGCACTTTCCAGCAGTAACCGCGAATTTTCCGGGCAGCCAAGTCGACGTGCATCGGCAATCGTCGGAGAGGTGACGGATGTATAG
- the fliP gene encoding flagellar type III secretion system pore protein FliP (The bacterial flagellar biogenesis protein FliP forms a type III secretion system (T3SS)-type pore required for flagellar assembly.), whose translation MYRKLTLMLLGIFCAVCSTQFAIAQEQPSFVKNVDQSNSAAKIDLPSPLSGGPEKWASPEGLSSTLQVMLLMTVLSLAPAIMLMTTSFVRILVVLGLLRQALGTQQLPPSQVMTAASLFLTLIIMWPVWKQTYDQGVLPYTKHELGMEDAWQRGVQPIRDFMSRQIMRCGNSADIWLFYKYLPTNTPEPKSFDDVPLAALLPAFMISELKTAFLIGFQIYLPFVILDLVIASVTIGMGMLMLPPVLISAPFKLLLFVLVDGWHLTAGMLLQSFQS comes from the coding sequence ATGTATAGAAAACTCACGCTAATGCTGCTTGGAATTTTCTGTGCAGTTTGCAGTACGCAATTTGCTATAGCCCAAGAACAACCGAGCTTTGTCAAAAACGTTGATCAATCGAATTCCGCGGCCAAAATCGACCTGCCTTCCCCACTTTCCGGCGGTCCAGAAAAGTGGGCTAGCCCAGAGGGGCTCTCGTCTACGCTGCAGGTGATGTTGCTGATGACTGTGCTGAGCTTGGCGCCAGCCATCATGTTAATGACCACCAGCTTTGTGCGAATTTTGGTAGTGCTGGGACTGTTGCGGCAAGCGTTGGGCACACAGCAATTGCCGCCGTCTCAAGTAATGACTGCCGCATCACTGTTTCTCACGCTTATCATCATGTGGCCTGTGTGGAAACAAACTTACGATCAAGGCGTGTTGCCATACACCAAACACGAGCTAGGCATGGAAGATGCCTGGCAGCGCGGCGTGCAGCCGATCCGTGATTTCATGAGCCGACAGATTATGCGGTGCGGCAACAGCGCTGACATCTGGTTATTTTACAAATATTTGCCCACGAACACGCCAGAACCAAAGAGTTTTGATGATGTGCCTTTGGCAGCTTTATTGCCGGCCTTCATGATCAGCGAGTTGAAGACTGCTTTTCTGATCGGTTTTCAAATCTATCTACCGTTTGTGATTCTCGACTTGGTCATTGCAAGTGTGACGATCGGAATGGGTATGTTAATGTTACCGCCGGTTTTGATTTCGGCGCCGTTCAAATTATTGCTATTCGTGCTTGTCGATGGTTGGCATTTGACAGCCGGAATGTTACTGCAGAGTTTTCAATCGTAA
- the flhB gene encoding flagellar biosynthesis protein FlhB: protein MADSAFDKSQEATPHRRQQAREEGQVAQSPDLASAALLIAGLGIVLVMGGRLAQFFVRLAQHQLGGESWIEVDSSFILNHANAVLLELIQVLSPMLGLMFVAGVLVHVLQTGLLWAPDRIAPDLERINPLSGIQRLFSLSSAVRLAMGLFKVAVVSLVAFWSLYHRRDEILSVAALDIPQIAALVFDIVIWTSMKIAMALLILAILDYGYQRWKYEQDLRMTPQELREEMKNLQGDPHVVARRKQVQRQLALHRISAVVPKADVVITNPTELAVAIQYDAATMNAPIVLAKGAGVVAARIRRLALEHDIPVLERKPLAQSLYKEVDINRPIPDKMYAAVAELLAYVYQLKNKPLPGRAK, encoded by the coding sequence ATGGCCGACTCTGCGTTCGATAAATCACAAGAAGCCACGCCGCATCGGCGGCAGCAAGCTCGTGAGGAAGGGCAGGTGGCTCAAAGTCCCGACTTGGCTTCTGCTGCGCTGCTAATTGCAGGTCTGGGGATTGTACTGGTCATGGGGGGGCGGTTGGCACAGTTTTTTGTCCGGCTGGCTCAACATCAGTTAGGAGGCGAAAGCTGGATTGAAGTTGATTCCAGCTTCATCTTGAATCATGCCAATGCAGTGCTACTGGAGCTAATCCAAGTCTTATCTCCTATGCTTGGGTTGATGTTCGTGGCGGGAGTGTTAGTTCATGTTTTGCAAACAGGTTTGTTATGGGCTCCTGACCGAATTGCACCTGATCTTGAGCGCATTAATCCGCTATCGGGCATTCAACGCTTATTTTCTTTATCAAGCGCCGTGCGTCTGGCGATGGGCTTATTCAAAGTGGCAGTTGTGTCACTCGTGGCATTTTGGAGCCTGTATCATCGGCGAGACGAAATCCTAAGCGTGGCTGCACTAGACATACCGCAAATTGCGGCATTAGTCTTCGACATAGTAATTTGGACAAGCATGAAAATTGCAATGGCATTGCTCATATTGGCCATTCTCGACTATGGCTATCAGCGCTGGAAATATGAGCAAGATTTGCGAATGACCCCTCAGGAATTGCGAGAGGAAATGAAAAATCTGCAAGGCGACCCGCACGTGGTGGCTCGTCGAAAGCAGGTTCAGCGGCAGCTGGCGCTGCATCGGATTTCCGCGGTGGTTCCGAAAGCAGATGTAGTCATCACAAACCCGACCGAGTTAGCCGTGGCCATTCAATACGATGCTGCAACGATGAACGCGCCCATTGTATTGGCGAAGGGTGCCGGCGTAGTGGCCGCTAGGATCCGCCGCCTTGCTTTAGAACACGATATTCCGGTGCTGGAGCGTAAGCCGCTAGCTCAATCGCTTTACAAAGAAGTCGACATCAATCGCCCTATTCCCGACAAAATGTATGCTGCGGTTGCCGAGTTGCTGGCGTATGTGTACCAACTAAAGAATAAGCCGCTGCCGGGCCGTGCAAAGTAA